A portion of the Gemmatimonas sp. genome contains these proteins:
- a CDS encoding bifunctional (p)ppGpp synthetase/guanosine-3',5'-bis(diphosphate) 3'-pyrophosphohydrolase produces MTTIALHEMIPGFGPGVNGAYDRLDHDLLVRAYRYSDVAHAGQVRHSGEPYVSHCVEVARILADLQLDTTTVACGLLHDIVEDTDITVENVAREFGPEIAQIVDGLTKIANLPMSSREERQVENYRKLLLSIAKDARVILIKLADRLHNMRTLDWLAPEKRRRIAQETRDLYAPLAHRFGMAKVRWELEDLAFKYLEPEAYKSLAKMVAAKRGEREALIAQMKEPLEKRLTDAGIADVEVTGRPKHLWSIYKKMQQRDRPYEDIYDLLAIRVIVPNVLECYHALGVIHDGWTPVQERIKDYIAQPKSNGYQSLHTTVFGPGRQLFEIQIRTRDMHRTADYGIAAHWLYKESAKSADELDKALAWFRQVLELQMDAETPGEFLEFLKLDLYQDEIFLFTPTGDVIQLPKGATPLDFAFAVHSQVGAHCAGAKVNGRIAPLSRELKNSETVEILTNPNAKPSRDWLAHVRTGKARHKIRQLLRLEERSSAMRLGREILERELRRRRLSKADDAELYPIAKLLKLKDTPHLIASIGAGDVHVLQVLKLLHPLLDTSPPEPAKPSTFERIVNKVVGTGKGIRIQGADGLLVRYAQCCQPVPGDRVVGYVTRGRGVSIHRGDCPNLLLLAHEPERRLEIDWQEMAGERFVVRLALEGNDRRGLYADVAAAVSATGTDIKSLELKTTDGKVTGAAMVEVENLAHLERIIKAARRVKGIAVVSRREKITADE; encoded by the coding sequence ACCGTGGCGTGCGGCCTGCTGCACGACATCGTGGAGGACACCGACATCACCGTCGAGAACGTGGCCCGGGAGTTCGGCCCGGAGATCGCCCAGATCGTTGATGGCCTCACGAAGATCGCGAACCTGCCGATGTCCTCGCGCGAGGAGCGGCAGGTGGAGAACTACCGCAAGCTGCTGCTGTCGATCGCCAAGGATGCACGCGTCATCCTGATCAAGCTGGCCGACCGGCTCCACAACATGCGCACGCTCGACTGGCTCGCGCCGGAGAAACGTCGACGCATTGCGCAGGAAACACGCGACCTCTATGCCCCGCTGGCCCATCGCTTTGGTATGGCGAAGGTACGCTGGGAGCTTGAGGACTTGGCGTTCAAGTATCTCGAGCCGGAAGCCTACAAGTCGCTGGCCAAAATGGTGGCGGCCAAGCGTGGGGAGCGCGAGGCGCTCATTGCGCAGATGAAGGAGCCCCTTGAGAAGCGCCTCACGGACGCGGGCATCGCCGACGTCGAGGTGACAGGCCGCCCCAAGCATCTGTGGTCCATCTACAAGAAGATGCAGCAGCGCGATCGTCCGTATGAGGACATCTACGACCTGCTCGCCATCCGCGTGATCGTTCCCAACGTCCTGGAGTGCTACCATGCGCTGGGCGTGATCCACGATGGATGGACGCCGGTGCAGGAGCGCATCAAGGACTACATTGCGCAGCCGAAGAGCAACGGGTACCAGTCGTTGCACACGACTGTCTTCGGCCCGGGACGCCAGCTTTTCGAGATCCAGATCCGCACGCGTGATATGCATCGCACGGCCGACTACGGCATTGCGGCGCATTGGCTGTACAAGGAGAGCGCCAAGAGCGCCGACGAGCTCGACAAGGCACTGGCCTGGTTTCGGCAGGTGCTCGAGCTGCAGATGGATGCCGAGACGCCAGGGGAGTTTCTCGAGTTCCTGAAGCTGGACCTGTACCAGGATGAAATCTTCCTGTTCACGCCCACCGGCGATGTAATTCAACTGCCCAAGGGGGCGACCCCGCTCGACTTCGCCTTTGCCGTCCACTCGCAGGTGGGGGCGCACTGTGCCGGGGCCAAGGTCAACGGTCGCATCGCGCCGCTGTCTCGCGAGCTCAAGAACTCCGAGACGGTCGAGATTCTCACCAATCCGAATGCGAAGCCCAGTCGCGATTGGCTCGCTCACGTGCGCACCGGCAAGGCGCGGCACAAGATCCGGCAGTTGCTGCGCCTCGAGGAGCGGTCGTCGGCGATGCGTTTGGGGCGGGAGATCCTCGAGCGTGAACTGCGTCGCCGTCGGTTGTCCAAGGCGGACGATGCGGAGCTGTATCCCATTGCCAAGCTGCTCAAGCTGAAGGACACGCCGCACCTGATTGCGAGCATTGGTGCCGGTGACGTGCATGTGCTGCAGGTGCTCAAGTTGCTCCACCCGCTGCTCGATACGAGTCCGCCGGAGCCGGCGAAGCCGAGCACGTTCGAGCGGATCGTCAACAAGGTGGTCGGCACCGGCAAGGGCATCCGCATTCAGGGGGCCGACGGGCTCCTGGTGCGGTATGCGCAATGCTGTCAGCCTGTTCCCGGTGATCGCGTGGTGGGCTACGTCACGCGTGGGCGAGGCGTGAGCATCCATCGCGGTGATTGTCCCAACCTGCTGCTCCTGGCGCACGAGCCTGAGCGACGCCTGGAAATCGACTGGCAGGAGATGGCCGGCGAGCGCTTCGTGGTTCGGCTGGCACTCGAGGGGAATGATCGCCGCGGGCTGTACGCCGATGTGGCGGCGGCCGTGAGCGCCACGGGCACCGACATCAAGAGCCTCGAGCTCAAGACCACGGACGGCAAGGTCACCGGCGCCGCCATGGTGGAAGTGGAGAACCTCGCGCACCTTGAACGCATCATCAAGGCGGCACGCCGTGTAAAGGGCATTGCCGTGGTCAGCCGGCGCGAGAAGATCACGGCCGACGAGTAA